One window of the Rosa rugosa chromosome 3, drRosRugo1.1, whole genome shotgun sequence genome contains the following:
- the LOC133736521 gene encoding phosphatidylinositol N-acetylglucosaminyltransferase subunit C-like produces MESEVITSPTRPRWRKVAYGGMQPGFDDNHTDDSFLEEMVMNANVVKRDILKVMLDSVSISQYLCIVALVGLVWTYTLRSILNENSLLLLDVTLLGLGFLVLLLTKEMLSFNLFLRYLLNISFFISGLYVLAPIYQTLTTSISSNSIWAVTVALLVLHLFLHDYNGSTVRAPGALHNPTLTSCISLNASVVASVFIASCLRSRLLVFAIMLFSLQVFLFAPLVTYCIKKYSFRLHLWFSFGLMIATLAFVYTLHLLLFVMLLGLLIFVTVVCPYWLIRMQEYKFEIAGPWDEAKLCFDITD; encoded by the coding sequence ATGGAGAGTGAAGTGATCACCTCTCCGACTCGACCCAGATGGCGAAAGGTTGCATATGGAGGCATGCAACCGGGGTTTGATGACAATCACACGGACGATTCATTCCTCGAAGAAATGGTGATGAATGCCAATGTTGTTAAAAGGGACATTCTCAAAGTCATGCTGGATTCTGTTTCGATATCCCAGTACCTCTGCATTGTTGCTCTTGTGGGTTTGGTCTGGACCTACACCCTCAGATCAATCCTCAATGAAAACTCACTCTTGCTTCTTGATGTCACTCTTCTCGGTTTGGGATTCCTTGTTCTGCTTTTAACTAAAGAAATGCTTTCATTCAATCTGTTCCTGCGTTACTTGCTCAACATTTCCTTTTTCATTAGTGGTTTGTATGTTTTAGCTCCAATATACCAAACACTCACCACTTCCATTAGCTCCAATTCCATTTGGGCCGTTACGGTTGCACTACTTGTCCTACATTTATTCCTCCATGACTACAATGGATCCACCGTCAGGGCTCCCGGGGCTCTGCACAATCCCACATTGACAAGTTGCATCTCTTTGAATGCTTCTGTCGTGGCCTCGGTGTTCATCGCTTCGTGCCTCCGGTCCAGGCTGCTTGTTTTCGCAATCATGCTTTTCTCTTTGCAAGTGTTCCTTTTCGCTCCGTTGGTTACTTACTGCATTAAGAAGTATTCCTTTCGTTTGCACCTGTGGTTTTCTTTTGGGCTGATGATTGCGACATTGGCTTTTGTTTATACCCTGCATTTGTTACTTTTTGTGATGTTGTTAGGATTGTTGATTTTTGTCACTGTGGTTTGTCCATATTGGCTGATCCGGATGCAAGAATACAAGTTTGAAATAGCTGGTCCTTGGGATGAGGCTAAGCTTTGCTTTGATATCACTGATTGA